The genome window TAAAGATTTTCTAGGTTTGACACAATATATCGAAGAATTTTATCCCTATCACGAAAAGTTTTTAATTGGTCATAGTATCGGTGGAATTATGATTGGTTTGACACGCGCTTACAAAGTTTATGATAAAATTGTAACGATTGGTTCTCAATATGGTTATATCAAAAATTTTCATCAAAAAGATAAACCAAAAGTAAATTTCTTTTTTCGTATTGCAATTCCTATTTTATCTGCTTTTTACGGATTTTTTCCTTCTCAAAAGGTTGGAATGGGTGAACCAATTCCAATTGGAATTGCGAAAGATTGGCGAAAGTTAATTCTGAATGAAACTTCGATTTTAGGTTATGCAGATGAAACGCATAATTTGTATGATGAAATTACAAAACCTGTTTTAATCATTAGTTTGGATGATGATTTTATGGCAACGCCAAAATCTGTAGATTTATTTGCACAATTAGTTTTGAAGAATGCGAAGAAAAAACGTTTGAATATCATTCCTAAAGAATATGGATTGGATGAAATTGGACATTTAGATTTCTTTCGAGAAAAAAATAAAAATGAAATTTGGCATATTCCTCTTGATTATATTGAAGAATAAAAAAGCTCGAGAAGTATCTCGAGCTTTTAACTTTTTATAAACGAATTCCAACTCCGCCCAAAACATTAATTCCGGCTTGAGGGAAATAATATCCACCTTCGTAATAATAACCATTCGATTCGTATTTAACATCAAATAAATTATTAATCAAAAACGAAAATTCAAGGTTTTTAATTCCTTTTACTTTTGGCGAATATCGAATCAAAAGATCCGAAACTAAATAACTATCTAATTTTCC of Empedobacter falsenii contains these proteins:
- a CDS encoding alpha/beta hydrolase family protein, which translates into the protein MKKFILETSDKYPIAVTSFGENNATKKIIVISSAIGVKQTFYAKYATYLANKGYLVFTYDYRGIGDSKPKKLKDFEAHFTDWADKDFLGLTQYIEEFYPYHEKFLIGHSIGGIMIGLTRAYKVYDKIVTIGSQYGYIKNFHQKDKPKVNFFFRIAIPILSAFYGFFPSQKVGMGEPIPIGIAKDWRKLILNETSILGYADETHNLYDEITKPVLIISLDDDFMATPKSVDLFAQLVLKNAKKKRLNIIPKEYGLDEIGHLDFFREKNKNEIWHIPLDYIEE